AACAACTCTTTTTCTTTTTTCATCATACTTCTTGCATTAAATGTTAAACACTATTATGACCGGCCGGGCAGGGACTCTTCCAGAATCATCTCCACCGTTTCCCTGTATTCTTCCAGATGCCGCGAGACAAGGTGGTTGATGAACCCCTCCAGCGTGACCTTCCCATTTCTCGAGGCTCCCGCCAGGATGGACAGTTTCCGGTGCAGGGCGGCAGGAATATGCAGTGACCGGCGCTGCACGCCCGCAATGCCACGCAGGTATTCCTCCCCATAGACGGACGGCTGCATGGGGCCGCTTTTCCTTGCGGGACGCATTATGTCGTTACCGGACATTCCACGTCCCTTCCGGGGACAGGCAGGTGCTTCCCCCATGATCTCACGGATGCGGTCCGCGTCCATCCCGCCGGGACCAATCCGGTCTTTTACGTTCTTTCCTGTCATGATATATCTTCTTGGACAATGACAACATTTTATCGGCGGGCCGTTCCTCCACGCTGTCCGTCCTCATCCCAGGGACGGTAGACCTCACCGAGCAGGGCGGCGATATCCTCCCTGTGCTCCTCCATATGGAGCTCCAGCAGCCGGATGATAAACCCGGAGATGCTGCCGCAACCGGCGGCCCTGACCAGCATGGCGATCCGGCGGTGCAGCCTCCCGTCAATATACGCGGTCTTCCACTCCACAGACTTGGGAGCGGGAACAAGAAACCTCCTCTTGTATTCTTCCGGGGCTGTCACTTTCCCTGCACGGACCTGCCTTTCATGCCCCGGCATACCCACCGCCGGTTCCGGGGATGGGGAAACGGGAGCTGACAGAAGGTTTCCCGTGAGTCCGACCCTCTCGAGAACGATATCGGAAAGCCGGTTCTTTTCCTTTTCTGAATCCATTGTCTTAAAATCTTAATTTATTAAATTACACAACTGGCATTGTTTCGGAATACAAAATAAAGAAAGAAGAGGACAGGACGGAACCACCTGTCGCTTATAGTCATCCAAAGTCGTTTATTGTCATGATACACATGATGGTGGGGACGAACATATGGTTCCATCCGGATGCTTCTTCCCATGCGGGAGTGACGTCAGAATCCTGCTGTCCGTAGCGGCGTGGAAAAGTGGCGGGATTCCGTTCCTTGTCCACCGCCCCTTTCAAATCCTTATGGGCAGGTGTGGGAGCATGCATCCGTCCTGATACGGATTCTTGGATTATCGGTCTGTGGAAGTGTAAAAATATCAATCCGTTAATGGAGACAAGGAAGAAAAAACATAAGGCGTACACGGCTACCTGCACGTTCTCCATTTGCAGAAGTGTAGAAGTGGCAATCCGTTAATGGAGACGATGAAAAAAAACAATAAGGCATATACGGCTACCTGCCATTCTCCATTTGCAGAAGTGTAGAAGTAGCAATCCGTTAATGGAGACAATGAAGAAAAACCATAAGTCATACACGGCTACCTGCACGTTCTCCATTTGCAGAAGTGTAGAAGTAGCAATCCATCAATGGAGACTAGAAAAAGAAACCATAAGTCATACACGACTATATGCCCATTCTCCATTTGCAGAAGTGTAGAAGTAGCAATCCATCAAAGGAGACAAGGAAGAAAAACAATAAGGTGTATACGGCTACCTGCCCATTCTCCATTTGCAGAAGTGTAGAAGTGGCAATCCATCAATGGAGACTAGGAAAAGAAACCATAAGTCATACACGGCTACCTGCACGTTCTCCATTTGCAGAAGTGTAGAAGTAGCAATCCATCAATGGAGACAAGGAAAAGAAACCATAAGACATACACGGCTACCTGTCATTCTCCATTTGCAGAAGTGTAGAAGTAGCAATCCGTTAATGGAGACGATGAAAAAAACAATGAACTATATACGGCTACATGTCCATTTCTCCATTTGCAGAAGTGTAGAAGTAGCAATCCATTAATGGAGATAATGCAGAAAACCATGAAGCATATACGGCTACATGTCCATTTCTCCATTTGCAGAAGTGTAGAAGTAGCAATCCATTAATGGAGATAATGTAGAAAAACCATGAAGCATATACGGCTCACTGCCGCTCTCCATTTGCAGAAGTGTAGAAGTATCAATCCATCAATGGAGACAAGGAAAAGAAACCATAAGACATACACGGTTACATGCACATTCTTCATTTGCAGAAGTGTAGAAGTAGCAATCCGTTAATGGAGACAATGAAGAAAAACAATAAGGCGTATACGGCTACCTGTCATTCTCCATTTGCAGATGTGTAAAAATAACAATCCATTAATGGAGAATAGGGTATGGAAAGGGCAGATTTCCAGTACATACGTCTCCCTTATTCCTGAATTATGGGCGTAAGTCACATGATTCAGGAGAGATAGCCACCTTTTTATGGGGAGAGCAGCCGGCAAATGCCTGATGGAAATGACCCGAAAATCACAGGAGAATAACCGTACAATAGGCTGATACACAATTCCTATTGGAGAATGTTGTCCCCATTAGGGGACAGCAAGTTGTGTTTTCGTTTAACGAAAACAGGACGGTTTAACGGAGAATACACCGA
This Alistipes shahii WAL 8301 DNA region includes the following protein-coding sequences:
- a CDS encoding DUF3408 domain-containing protein; the protein is MTGKNVKDRIGPGGMDADRIREIMGEAPACPRKGRGMSGNDIMRPARKSGPMQPSVYGEEYLRGIAGVQRRSLHIPAALHRKLSILAGASRNGKVTLEGFINHLVSRHLEEYRETVEMILEESLPGRS
- a CDS encoding DUF3408 domain-containing protein, which produces MDSEKEKNRLSDIVLERVGLTGNLLSAPVSPSPEPAVGMPGHERQVRAGKVTAPEEYKRRFLVPAPKSVEWKTAYIDGRLHRRIAMLVRAAGCGSISGFIIRLLELHMEEHREDIAALLGEVYRPWDEDGQRGGTARR